In one Saimiri boliviensis isolate mSaiBol1 chromosome 3, mSaiBol1.pri, whole genome shotgun sequence genomic region, the following are encoded:
- the MRFAP1L1 gene encoding MORF4 family-associated protein 1-like 1 — MRPLDIDEVEAPEEVEVLEPEEDFEQFLLPVINEMREDIASLIREHGRAYLRTRSKLWEMDNMLIQIKTQVEASEESALNQVQHPSGEADGRVSEWCEKAEEKAEEIAKMAQMLVELVWRIERSESF, encoded by the coding sequence ATGCGGCCCCTGGACATCGACGAGGTGGAAGCGccagaggaggtggaggtgctGGAGCCCGAGGAGGACTTCGAGCAGTTCCTGCTCCCGGTCATCAACGAGATGCGCGAGGACATCGCGTCTCTCATCCGCGAGCACGGGCGGGCGTACCTGCGGACCAGGAGCAAGCTGTGGGAGATGGACAATATGCTCATCCAGATCAAGACGCAGGTGGAGGCCTCGGAGGAGAGCGCGCTCAACCAGGTGCAGCACCCCAGCGGCGAAGCCGACGGCAGGGTGTCGGAGTGGTGCGAGAAGGCCGAGGAGAAGGCCGAGGAGATCGCGAAGATGGCACAGATGCTGGTCGAGCTGGTCTGGCGGATAGAGAGAAGTGAGTCTTTTTGA